In Corylus avellana chromosome ca2, CavTom2PMs-1.0, the following proteins share a genomic window:
- the LOC132170608 gene encoding ervatamin-B-like, translating into MALALGKKVFIVMLTILGSWASQATSHTLQVAASMAERHKEWMAQYDRKYSDDAEKESRFKIFKENAEFVEKVNNEGNHTYKLSLNAFADLTTEEFIASRTGYKITNQSRSTNVSTSFRYENLSEIPMTMDWREQGAVTPVKDQGQCGCCWAFSAVAAVEGITKIKTGNLISLSEQQLLDCDNNDKNGCHGGLMDNAFTYIIQNKGLTTETNYPYYAEERACDMQKASYYEAQISGFEDVPANDEEALLKAVAGQPVSVAIDGYGPAFQHYSSGVFSGECTTSLNHAVTVIGYGTTEDGTKYWLAKNSWGETWGEGGYIRIQRDVGAPEGLCGIAKQASYPVIA; encoded by the exons ATGGCTTTGGCACTAGGGAAGAAAGTTTTCATTGTCATGTTGACAATTTTGGGGAGTTGGGCATCTCAAGCCACCTCCCACACATTGCAAGTAGCAGCTTCCATGGCTGAGAGACACAAGGAATGGATGGCTCAGTATGATCGCAAGTATTCAGACGATGCAGAGAAAGAAAGCAGGTTCAAGATATTCAAAGAAAATGCAGAATTTGTAGAGAAAGTCAACAACGAAGGGAATCACACTTACAAGTTAAGTCTCAATGCATTTGCAGACTTAACAACTGAAGAATTCATTGCCTCTCGAACTGGATACAAGATCACCAATCAGTCAAGGTCCACCAATGTTAGCACATCATTTAGGTATGAAAACCTGAGTGAAATTCCAATGACTATGGATTGGAGAGAGCAAGGAGCTGTCACCCCTGTTAAGGACCAAGGCCAATGTG GATGTTGTTGGGCGTTTTCAGCGGTGGCAGCGGTAGAGGGGATCACCAAGATCAAAACTGGCAATTTGATCTCCCTGTCTGAGCAACAACTGCTAGACTGTGACAACAATGACAAAAATGGCTGCCATGGCGGTCTCATGGATAATgcatttacatatataatacaaaacaaAGGACTCACCACTGAAACAAATTACCCATATTATGCTGAGGAGAGAGCTTGTGACATGCAGAAGGCGTCTTATTATGAAGCTCAAATCAGTGGTTTTGAAGATGTACCTGCTAATGATGAGGAGGCATTGCTTAAGGCCGTGGCCGGCCAACCCGTCTCAGTTGCCATTGATGGTTACGGACCAGCCTTTCAACACTATTCAAGCGGGGTCTTCAGTGGAGAATGTACAACTAGCCTAAACCATGCTGTTACTGTAATTGGGTACGGAACGACTGAAGATGGTACCAAGTACTGGTTAGCGAAGAATTCATGGGGCGAGACATGGGGAGAGGGTGGGTACATAAGGATTCAAAGAGATGTTGGTGCACCAGAAGGTCTGTGTGGCATTGCCAAGCAAGCTTCCTATCCAGTAATTGCTTAG
- the LOC132170609 gene encoding large ribosomal subunit protein bL34c encodes MASLTVLSSSSPWVSCGGGRQTSTPSASLTFLSGSTTRSSVSLNAGNRPTSASGLLHCSFIPSSSSSSSSLSFPSSFSGLSLGLDLNSSIGVGRDKGRSLVVRAGKAALCLTKRSRSRKSLARTHGFRRRMRTTSGRAVLKRRRAKGRKVLCTKSNPNSGKRG; translated from the exons atggcttCGCTGACAGTGTTATCGTCATCGTCACCTTGGGTTTCGTGTGGAGGAGGGAGACAGACTTCCACTCCTTCAGCTTCGCTCACATTCCTTTCCGGTTCAACAACAAGGAGCTCCGTTTCCTTGAACGCTGGGAACCGCCCCACCTCTGCTTCTGGGTTGCTTCATTGCTCCTTTAtcccctcctcttcttcttcttcctcatctctctcttttccttcttcATTTTCAG GTTTGTCTTTGGGTTTGGATTTGAATTCTAGCATTGGGGTTGGAAGAGATAAAGGCCGCAGCCTAGTTGTGAGGGCTGGGAAGGCTGCTCTTTGTCTGACAAAGAGAAGCAGGTCGCGGAAATCTCTGGCTCGGACTCATGGCTTCCGCAGAAGGATGAGAACCACCAGTGGTAGAGCAGTGTTGAAGCGCCGACGTGCCAAGGGACGGAAAGTCCTTTGCACAAAGTCCAATCCCAACAGTGGGAAGCGTGGGTAA